The following nucleotide sequence is from Mytilus galloprovincialis chromosome 12, xbMytGall1.hap1.1, whole genome shotgun sequence.
TGTTTCTATTTATATGTATAATAGTGGTCAATATAAGAAATCCGTTgctaacaattttaaaatgtgttCTATACTAACAAAGTCCATTAGCCAATTAAATGGTATATGTGGTAgatgtatttttgtgatttgttgtTAGACGTTGATGTCTCATTGAAGTatccaaatattttatttacaaatattgttgaaaCTCAAAAACAAGAATATTTGCTTAAAAAGATGCGAGCTCACACATTAATCAAAATTCTACGCTTGATTGTTATACGTTGACGTTTCGTCTTGTCTCttatttattatacattttaataagAATCCTCAACTTTTGTCTTCATTAcaacttaaaatacattttaCTAGTTTTTCATGATATCCGATGACGCTTAAAAATAACctcaaatttgaaaatgaaacaagATGTAGATTTTTTCTTTACGAGACACCAACATCCCATCATAAAATGAATAGATAAAAAACACAGATTGTAGATACCAAGGTTGATATAAGGTTTTACGGATTGACGTCTATGTAATATGTCGTTGTTTTAATCGCAATGGGTATATTTAAAAAGGTAGATAGATTTCCCAGAACGATGCAAGGTCTATAATTCCATAAAACGACTAagactaaataaaggcaacagtactataccgctgttcaaaattcataaatcgatcgaaataaaaaaaaaagccggtttacaaactaaaactaagggaaccACATCAGATATAAAAGTAGAACAACGAAATGACTTACTTACGCTGTCAGTGTTTACGACTGGAGGCATGCACAAATAGGTTTGGTAGATTAAAACGTGCTTTAAAATCTCAACAGGAACGTTTTAGCTCGATCACTTGATGAGCAAAGGGTACATTCAAAACAGAAGTTAAATCTGAACATGATAAACACTAAATTAAACAATATGTGTATAATAGAATGATCAAACTAAATAATAGAGAACGATATAACGTCGTAATATATAAATCTCAGAATATGTAACCGGATCATTAACTATCTATTCAAggcgtttttttattttatatagataagaccgttggtgttcctgtttgaatggttttacactaataattttggggccatttatagcttgttgtgcggtgtgagccaaggctccgtgttgaaggccgtacattgacctttaatggtttacttttttaaaattgttatttggatggagagctgtctcattggcactcacaccacatcttcctatatctgttcAACAATGATTGCAACGATTGATACAGGAGCAGGAAGGGGGCGCTATCGTTTTGTATATAGAGTCGTGCAAGGCAGTATTTAATGTTTTGTCTAATATGACGGGAACAAGTTTGTACAATCTGCACTCTAATTTCATTTCACACTGTACGTCTGCTTGGATTTCATCAGATAATTGTTTAGTATTGCGTCATTGTTGATACACGTGATACTTCGAAAACATATATTTTCTCAATCAGATGTTCCAAACCAGTTCTTGTTTTTCCAAATATATTCCACATTAGTTTCTCATAGAAAATTACGTTCAGACATctattttttgttcttgtttacATCATTCGAACGTGAttgatacatgttttattaactgTTTGAACCGATTAATCAGACAGGTAATTGACTCTCGGAACTGTAACATAAACTTGGAGTGTCCAAACTATATCTTATACTTAGAGAAACGTTGCCTTTTATTATCTATAGCTTCAGGGGAGAATATGAGTACAAAAATAAAGGTTCAAAAAGTGCCTGATCACAGGTTTGATATTGCGTCATTGTTGATACACGTGATACTTCGAAAACATATATTTTCCCAATCAGATGTTCCAAACCAGTACTGGTTTTTCCAAATACATTCCACATTTGTTTCTCATAGAAAATTACGTTCATATATCTATTTTGTTTCATGTTTACATGATTCGAACCTGATTGATACATTGTTTTATTAACTGTTTGAACCTGTTAATCAGACAGGTCATTGTTTCTCGGAATCGTTACATAAACTTGGAGCGTCCAAAGTATTACTAATACTTAGAAAAAagttttctatttctatttatagCTTCGGgggaaaatatgaataaaagaattACGTTTTAAAAATCGCATGATCACTAGTATAATGTATAACACATGCATATGCATATTACTAGTATACATAATTCATTGACAAGGTCTAGCTCCTAGTTCAAAATATTCAAGCAATATTACGTGAAAGGCGACAGATATGAACACTTTTCTCCGTCAATTCAATAGTCACAAttaaaagaagaagtggtatgagtgccaactcTCTGACTATCTAATTCACAAAATATCTGGTTTTTAAATCATACGCATCATGTTTTTGTAATCTGACATAATGTTGATACAAAGACcttttccgttttgaatgttccttGCAGGTCGGtaatttgttttactatttgacaataatttaaagtcatatgaaaccagtgagtggtgaaaaataatgtttattcaattcttgaaccaatgcatgtatttatcataaacttagaattttgtgcacgattttgtgattttttacgcaaatatatcgtataatcgtcattttttttctctctgtctgttatgatttaacaaatatggctgctcattaaatgccgtgttttaaagccgaagtttaccgattgtcaccttatagtaattaaataacaaaaagcatgggtattgagcacgtgtttaacatgtacaatcagataattgtttattctaatgacagatccatgcgtattgcgatcgccggatttttacgaggaggatTACGCTCAGGTCattatgcatacggaaaatatgtcggcgaattgcttcctggaagcaagcaattaaaaacaaataaacttcttctaaatgtggacaaattaaagaatttgcCTCAGAAAGAAGTATATGTACTTAagttttattaataaatgtaaaactatccatttagttataaaacacatatgcatgatttttttcttaatttgaggtttcttatgactttaacaacTTCTGTAAATACCTTCCTTCGTATGACATAATGCTACGTTGTTCATAGAATAACAGTTGATATATGTGAGCTATTTGATAATGAGATACCTTTCCAAGATCTAAATTTACTATTCTCCTACACCATGTACAAAATGCTGGTCTTGAATGttgcttttctttcttttttctattgCTGCGTTACTAGTATTATACGTTTAATCCAAAGATAGTTAACAGGAACCGTCATGCTAGTGtagtataaggacatcattcgtaaatatagctcaacatgcagacttcttatacgttcaggtatttcacatccatttttttatggaaatattctttataaagcacaaaggtgtcagtattcacctcaaaaactaacaaaacctttgaatagacttattaagaagggatgtagttacgatactgttgtcaggtcattaaagattgcatattttggtgttaatattgattcacttatagggtctttgcatcggaactaaacacatttattcaaaaaccagttgttggcatgacacgggttatgttcttctcatatatgttatgatggtatgatactaaacccctaacgggaaggattgtgcctgatgttcatatgatgaaattataatctttcagtcagtttaattgaagtctggagctggcatgtcagttaactgctagtagtctgttgttatttatgtattattgatattttgtttattttctttggttacatcttctgacaacagactcggacttctcttggactgaattttaatgtgcgtattgttatgcgtttacttttctgcattggctggaggtatagggggagggttggggtcttacaaacatgtttaaccccgccgcattattgcgcctgtcccaagtcaggagcctctggcctttgttagtcttgtattattttaattttagtttcttgtgtacaatttggaaattagtatggcgttcattatcactgaactagtatataattgttttaggggccagctgaaggacgcctccgggtgcgggaatttctcgctacattgaagacctgttggtgaccttctgctgttgtttttttttttcaatggtcgggttgttgtctctttggcacattccccatttccattctcaattttattgcatattttttttttttaatctagtcTGTGATTGATTAATATTAATGTTTGATAAATTGGCACATGTATTGATTTTATAATATAGTGTTAAATACCTTTTCGAAAAAATTGTCCATATTTCAACTTTTATTGATGCCTTCATATCCACAatcaaacttttttaattaaCAGTTTTTTGTTTGCACAATATCTAATAGCTATATAATTCTAAACTCGAACTTAACATTTTAACCTCGGTCTCattaaattgcaataaaaatCCAAATTAAAGTTGATTTTAATGAGACTTTACAAATTAACACGACATAAACATATATACTATCAACATAATTATATGCGTTAGTGCATCTGCTGTGCTTTTTTCATTTTAGAGAAGTATTATCATGCATTGCTTTCTCAAAACTAACCCCTAATATATTTTCTAAGTACAACATCTCCGTATATCAAACatgccaaaaaattaaaaaaaaattcttttgatGTAAGTGAAAATTAGCGTTGATTTATCACCTCCGCCTTTAAGAGTTCACACACTTTTACATAATGATGACAGTGATATGTtacataacattttttgttatgtttatcataattaaatttgtatatttttttaaatgctttacCACAAAACTTTCCAAGGAAACGCAatgatgaaattataaaataataagcAAAGCATTTTCAACAAACACGGAAATCGTCAATAACTGAAACCAAGAAAAGGTTAACGAAAGGGTGTTTAGAAAATATGCAAACTGCTCAAAAGGGAAATGGTATATATATAAGGAGGGCCAAAGAAGACTTTGATGTGGTTCTGCATTGTTATATATTAATGTGTTGTCAACTTTGGAATTCgatattgttttgaaaaacattaaatgatttttgtttattGGTGATTCACTACTGTCAGATTAGATACgcttaaatactaaggcttttatacatagataaccttagctgtgtttggcaCAACATTTAGGAACTTTTAGTCATCAACGCTCTtcgacttcgtactttatttagcctttgttttcttttgtttattcgTGCGTCATTGACGAGTCTTTTATAGGTAGACGAAGCTCGCGTCTGGTGTTAATAGAAATATTTAATCTTGGTATATGTCATGACTTCATTTAAAATTAGAATATTGGAGGCTTGtccattgttaaaaataaaatagcccCTGAACATACTAAATAATTTTGTAGTTCGCATATTGTGTGCTAATGATTAttgtcttttttaaatgtttctatcGTGTCTATTTTTCATATGTTTGGAAAATTTATGACATATACGGAACAATATTGAACTAAACGAGTTTCTATGCATAACTGTTTATATTAAAAAGGTTTAATTTGTACAAAACTTTGTCTTTTTTGTATGGAATGATCAATTAGAACCTATATGAATTTTGAAGCTCacaaaactattttcaaaatattatgtaTAGGTGGTACTTGTAGACATCATTCAAGATACACTACTACAAGGCCTTAATTCCTCTACAAGTTTGACAAACACAATGTACAAATGCAAACCTCTTGTTAAGTTAGAATTATGTTTCAAATATGCTTCCTTGGATTAGTTATTGATCTATTTTCCGGATTTTTTACTTTTGGTAAGGACATATAAACGAACAATGAATTAAAGCGACCAGCTGAAGCTTGCATCCAGGCGCATAATTTTTAGGCCGTGTTGAAGATTCATTGGTGACCTTCGGTTGTTTTTTTGTCCTTTGGTCAGGCTGATGTTTCTTTGACAccttccccgtttccattctcaattttaatacgACAATGGCGTCCAAGGCCATTGCATCAGCAATCATTAGatgatgtgtttattttgttaatttacgtgattcaaaaaacattatttaaatgacCAATGAAGAGATAAAGAAGAATTacgatataaaaataaatgtaagttGTGGTGTGAGTGCTAGTGCAGTTTTATAGCATTTCTAGTTAAACAATCATAAAATGAACAACGAGAATCTCACTAAAATATAGGATTGAAATCTTGTTAATCAAGAATCTCATCAAAATATGGGATTAAACTCTTGTTTATCAAGAATCTCATCAGAATATGGGGTCTTTCTCATGTGGATTGGTAAGTTCGGCAGTTCTGTCTCAACTATAATGCTGTCATTTAGATAATGAGCCAAAAAAGAGAGGTGATATCAAACTCAGATGTCGAAATtagactgacaacaccatggctataaatgaaaaaaaaaagaccaacagtCAATCAATAgtacataaaaaacaacaaagaaaacttaagACTCAGCAACACACCAAAAAACAGGGGATAACATTGGAAACTCCAAAAGGGAAGTCAGATCCTACTTCATGACTTACTAAATGACTCATGGCTTACcacaaaaataacatatattaCAAACTATCGGTTGATGTAAATTAACTTATCGTTTCTTATTACCATTTTTCATGAAATAGTATAGACAAATGTAACAGTAGTCTACTAATGTTCATAACTGATAAATGTATTGAGAAAGAAAATCAAGGAAAAAAGCAAACATTAAGGGACTTCTATGAATTTATAAAGGTGATAGATCGATGTGTCTTCTTCTTAGTTCAtgtgttccctcagttttagtttataacctggatttgttttctctgaatCGATTTATCACCTTTTAACAGCATTGTACTACTGTTATATTTATTAGTAATGTCCTTTTTATAATATcatatatcgtcgctgggcttctaaaatgttgtaaattacaaatttttcaagaaaaaaatatctaacaaacaggctttgaaaaatttggcaaaatgcatgcttccaaaatgtcgtatgtgaacttgaacatttttgtaaatagcagtgaattaaaaactttgacatttctggattatccaagaacttaaattattttcacagaaataaagaaatttacaattttttttttcccaaagccattctacaacgattttcaagttttcatacaacattttggaagcaaattgtacaaacaactgacattggcaattttgtaatatgtcttatttcacacattttgattggtctaactgtatgctattttgtaataccaaagatttcctcccgcccagaccattggtgtcaaaaagtatttttagccaaaaaagtcatatacgacattttagaagcccagcgacgatatattGTTATTTAGTTGCATAATATCATCTACATTGTAATAGCATTGCACAATAGCATCTACATTGCCAATTCGTTGAAgtattcataaaacaaatataatacgcCTATCCTTTGCCAGCAAAATGTTATTTCAATGATTGAAGGTTGCATTAAAAATACGTCAGATCATTTTATGATTGATTGAGTGATTTTGTTCATTTGAGTGATAGATGATACCGATGTTATCTTTTAACACTATTAGTTCTACCTGATTTTGACGTTTTTGTTAACTTatataaagatgaaaaataaaacgGAAGTTGACAAAGCTACATCAAGAATTGACCTTTGCATGTTTGGAATTCATCTTAATAAAATTAAGTACAATGTTAActttacaaatgtaaaagttaaatgAGCTTCACGCAATATGAACGTTTAATAAATCTTAATTCATGAAAATGTCTTCTTCATTTTTGCATATGAaggatttgttttaataaaattaagtacaatgaatttaaaagtgTCCTTGTTTGCATATTTGAATGTCACCTTACATGTATGTTACATATATTCTTAAACTCAAAACTATACATAACATATATGTCCTTCAAATGATTTAATACGGAAACTTGCAAGATATATGTAATGAAATATGACGGAAGGTTTAAATCTTTAATATTACATTAGAATTTACATAAACCTACATGTAAAGGTTAACGGTAACAGTAAACTGTTAAGTCATATCAAATTAAGGACAGTAGCTATAATTTGACCTGTTTCTGAATACTTCATACATGTAGTTTTTAGAATACTGTACAACTTAaagttgtgtttctgttgtgttgttgttctcctcttatatttgatgcatttccctcagttttagtttgtaatccagattttttttctcaatcgatttattaatttcgaacagcggtatactactgttgcatttatagGACAGTAAATCATTTCACTAATCACAATTAGTGATTCATATTCTAGTCGCAGTGAACATGATCTATTTTTTAGATATAATTGGCTTTGAAATTACTTCAGTAACTTCAAGAACTTTAGTGTCGTAGATTGACTAAGTGAATACAAATCATTGTGATAAAAAACACCTAAGAAATCGAATGAACTCTAAAATCATTCCCTGCAGCCATTTTGAACAAAGCGCAAAGGCGTTTGATAGTTCCAGCATCATAATTCAAATGCGACAACAATCAAATATTCAACAACCTTATATATAATCACACAAAATGAAGCATGTAATTCTCATAATTACATTTTCATGCTACAACCATGAAAATACTATGCAGTTTTTCGTTTGTATTCCTATGCCTTTTTGTGTGATCTTTTCATTTGAAACACGTACATTCATGATTGTTGCATTTTATTGAGATATTATATGTTTAGAGTTGTTTGTTTTCTGCAATTCCCAAATAAATTTTACTTTCTGCGAAAGATGAGATCCTATGGGAAATAAAATTAATCTACATGTATAGTGCAACCTCTAGATTTTAACCCACTGCAACGTTGACTGTGTTAACTTGAGTTGAGAGCTGATCGAGGACAAAGCATAAATTGTCACTTGTTTCTTACAGGTCAAAATTAAAAGTAAGAAAAGATCAGATGACGAACCAAAACATGATACAAATAATCATGGGAGTAGAATAAACTCCAGAATATGCATTTTctataatacaaatacaaaaatgtaccacACGTCATTCGATGAGAAAGTTACTTACAGAATGTACAGTTTAGTGAAAGACATACAAAATATGGTATCCATGGCTTGTTTATCGtgtttgttaaacatgtttaaaaccgATACGGTAATTACTTTTATTCCTTaccatgataaacatgataaatatattttagaaaatacgTAAGTAATAAAGCAACCAAACGAAAGTAAACCAATAGATATCTTCATTTGTATAAATAATAGTCCTCAAAACCAGGTTTTGCTACAatatatagataaaggaagatgtggtgtgagtgccaatgagacaactttccatccaaataacaatttaaaaaaaagtaaaccattataggtcaatgtacggccttcatgCATCAAGCTTTTGTCACCCGaactaacaaaagacaataacaatcaaaaccaaaggacattaaCATCAACAGTTttcaataataaataagaaacaacacgaactccactaaaaaccgggagtgaaattatGTGcgtcggaagggtaagcatttcctgtacCGTATACAGCAACCGTCTTTCTAGATCTATACCTTAACGAATCAACAacttaaacgtttttttttttactcgtatgtgggtttttttcttcTATCAGAGCCGAGGTTTTAATtttgttctttctttttatttcataatgCACAAATTCCttaattgtaatatacaaaaaaaagggTTGTAATTGTTTTTGTAAAAGACAAAAGAATGGTTGCAAAGTTAACACGAACCTGTGCCTATTGGAAAACATGAATATATCATTCTGATTTCATTTCACAATGCAAGCAATAAGAACAATACATCaatatatttgtatgtttattGATCTTAACATCCATCATTACATTGTTTATAAGTATCTTTCTTATCTTTTCAAGACAAAAACGGACCTTTTCCCGTATAGGCCGATAAAGAGTTACATACTTGTAATACTTTTTGTAATGTATTATCGTTTATAATGATATCATATAACTGATTCAATAATTCCTCGCACTGAATTGTCTCCCGTTTGTCGTATCAACTTGAGGCTGACCGGGTCGAATGTTCTCTTCGCCTTATGTAGAGCCATAGCTGGTATGTCTTTGTCAAACATACAATAAATCCGCTCAAGTTTCGTTTACAACATTATTGTTATCATCAACAAAGTTACAGTAGAAAATAACAGATCCTACCACGTGTCCATTCTGTAGTTTCCCGCCAACTGGTAAGCATCCGACTTGTATGAAACCACCAATGCTTTCGATTATTTTAATCATTGCGACATTATTTGAAAATGTGTCGACATACATTCCCTTGTATCCCAATCGTTTTGCAAATTCCATCGACTTTCTCAAGGCAAATTCTcccaatttttgttttctctctgATCTTTCTACAATCACGAAAGGATCAGCTATAGCACCATGTCCCCGATAAAACTTACTAACTGCAATGATAACACCAGCTAAGAAAGAACCACTATCTGGGCATTTTACTGCAAAAGAATGACTGCCTTTTATTTCTTTTCGGAACTCTTTTTCTGAATCGAATTCGTCAATACCGTATCCCTCGCCATTTTTTGCCGCTTCTTGAATCATGTTGTATGTTTTTGTAAGTTCGGTTTCTGTCATGTAGTCAATGACAACTCTTCGACCGGTAGCAAGTGTGTCCATTTCTGGCAAGGATAATAGCGATGTGGTTGTGGACGTCAACATTCTGAAAAGGGATCACGTATGTTCAATGgaattgcatgattttttttcatttcattttttatcattacttaatgtttttcttttgacTAAATTATTAAGTCCAAGTTGACATAAGGCACGCGTAGAAAGTCTTATTCTTCAAAATTCACCCAAATAAATAATTGAGTTTAATTCTCTTAATAAATTTTcgaaatgataataataataataataataataataataataataataataataataataataattaggaAAAAAAGTTATTATAATCTAGAATATAACTTCTTAACTTATTAATGCATATTGTTAAATTCTGACAAAAAAGTGAACAACTTACCTTTAATATCTGACTATTCAATCTATGACGATAAAAAGGTATCAAATATGATGTTATACTACCACTTGATGTAGAGGCTCTCGAAATGaatcaataaaataattcaaatgaactgtaatctttatctttatatatatatacacctgTGCAATAATAGGATATCAAGCTGTCACGTGATTCGTCACATGACTTGCATTCCAGATAATGACAATCATTCCTACTTATGTATGAGGTGAGGTTGACGATTTTGTCATCAATGCAGCAAATCACGATTAccttatttcatttgtttatccTATTCAATTTAATGCCTTTCAATAAATAAATACTGACGGCGTATACTTGCCCTTCTCCATATTTGGAAATTTGAACTTAATATGTGATCACCGACTAATCATTCAGTTATACTTTCTAAAATAGTTAGTGAACATATTTGttgatatcaataaaaattatttagtATGTATTAAACAAGGTCTCGTTTATTTGTAGTATTTGACAACATGTATATTTGTGTTTGCCTTTTGACatgcatgtctttttttttttaaaatacaccaACAAAACAAGCTAGCATGCATGCATGCGTGGCTATACGTAAATATTAAACTCATAAAGGAAAAGAATTTTaacaaatgataatgataataataataatttattattaataatacttctttcttttttaatttgaaatcaacGAACAATGCACACTAACTGTGTAAAATGTGCAAATGTTTACTAAGTaaggtgtttacatatctcaatagaCAACTTCCGAGTTAGGATCTTCATCGGAAAAAAATCGTCAATAATCATAGCATCATAGTTTTCAACCACGCCCTCAACATTGGAACGAAACTGACGATATCTCAAAATTCACGAATGTTGTtcactgaaaccaaagtttttgacggaaacgCATCGAACCGGAAAGTTGGTATTAATGTAATCGCTATGGCGCATTCCGTATTTTGTTTCGCTCCGTTTCGAGTGTTTGCGATTTCATCAggtttagcatgtttagttttGAACTTGTTTGATATATTTCTACATTTGCTGAATAAATGAGATTCGAATAGCTGTAAACAAAGTTGCCTCTTTTCCCTGTTAATACGATTTGGTAGGTTTATTCTTACTGAATAGTTCATCAATTTGGGTTATGGTCAGTTGAATTCAGATGACTATAACTAGATGAACatataacatttgaaaaaatcgttaataCTTTGTGGTATTGTTgcatagaaagtaaaatcacaaaagactaactctgaggaaaattcaaaacggaaattccctaataaaatggcaaaatcgaaagctcaaccACAACAATGAATGATAATTGTCTTATTCCTGACTAAGTACATGCACTTTCAGGGTAGAACATGGTGGGTTCAACCTAGGTGTTTGAGAGctggctaaacctctcatttgtatgtcAGTCGCATCACAAAACGatgtgaaaataatatttattttttttaatcctcTCTGAACTACAGTAGATTAAGCAGTTATGTAAAACTATAGGGAACAGTTTATAGATGCGTTTATGTTGCTAAATTTTTCATaaacaaacataattatgttaaaaatgtaaaattcaattgtttataaaaaaaaagcgtGATAACTAAGAAAACATTAAAGCCATGAACTTCATGTTACTTTTTTTTCGGACAAAGAATCATTAATCataatttgaaattaacaaacgagtgaaaaaagtaaattaacgATGTAACACCTTACAAGATTGACTGACGTCATAACTTATAATGTAATTCATGTTTTACCTTGTTTTATCCTTACCGTACAAAGACACAAATCTTGGACACTAATGATAATGACACTTATTACATAATGAATCAGACATACTTACCTTGTTTTTAATAAACACAGTATATCGAGAGTCAATTTCAT
It contains:
- the LOC143055510 gene encoding uncharacterized protein LOC143055510, whose amino-acid sequence is MLTSTTTSLLSLPEMDTLATGRRVVIDYMTETELTKTYNMIQEAAKNGEGYGIDEFDSEKEFRKEIKGSHSFAVKCPDSGSFLAGVIIAVSKFYRGHGAIADPFVIVERSERKQKLGEFALRKSMEFAKRLGYKGMYVDTFSNNVAMIKIIESIGGFIQVGCLPVGGKLQNGHVVGSVIFYCNFVDDNNNVVNET